The Oryza brachyantha chromosome 7, ObraRS2, whole genome shotgun sequence genomic interval gcggcggccgtggtgcTTCTCATGTCGTCCAGCCTCGTCGCTTCAGGTGTAGCTCTCCGGGTCTTTTTCTAACCCTTTTTTGTGTGCTCCTTTCCCTTTCGTTAGATTTCGCCGCCTGAGTTCAGTGTCTTAAATAATGGTTGCGACCTGCAATTAAAGGTtgctgctctttttttttttgtttctggaGTTTTGGGGATTTCTGTTCCCCAGGTGTTGTTCTACTTGTCGGTCGCTCTCAAGATACTCGAATGCCTGTTCTTTTTCTTGGTTCTCTGATGTGTTCTGCTTGGTTCATCTATGAGTTTGTTTGGAAGAGAAGTGGTTTCCTCTGTGTTTAGTTCTTCCATTTCTGTAGGAAAGATCAGCCATTGTATAAACACGCAGCTTTCGTTATGATTTGTTTGAACATTTTTCAGATTCCCCTATCCTAGCTTTGTCAAACAGTAGTCATGTACTGCTCAGCTCTTGATGTCCATCTATTGCAGAAGAAAACCACTCAAGAACAAGGAGCAATGACAGGGAATCTCTACCCTCCCCTTTTGGAGAGTTGGAGATGCATGTGTTCTTCTTCTCAAGTTGATATTTTTTgtacattttttctttctaaaacAATCGAAACCGTTGGTACGCTGGCTTTCTCCTAGTTTTCTGCTCTTTCTGCGCAGACGTTTACTCTTTTCTTCCTCCTGCTTTCGTCACATTCCTTACCGTACCTTTCGTTCGTTCACATCGTGGCATGCACAGCAAGAAGACCTGCATAAAAGAggcgccttttttttttcctcctccctGAAATGCGCAAGCTTTCTCTCGCGGCCAAATCTTTGGGCGCTTAATCCTTCCGCTGTTCTTGGCGCAGATTGGTGCGTGTGCAGGTCGGATCAGCCGCAGGCGGCGCTGCAGAAGACCATCGACTACGCGTGCGGGGCGGGGGCGGACTGCAACTCCATCCACGAGCAGGGGCAGTGCTTCAACCCCAACACCGTCGTGGCGCACTGCTCCTGGGCGGCCAACAGCTACTTCCAGAGGAACAGGGCGATGGGCGCCACCTGCGACTTCACCGGCACCGCCACGCTCACCACCAGCGACCCAAGTAAGTAAATGGCCGCAGCCTCTCCTGCAAGAGCGTATCTTTGCTCGTTGCCTGCTTGATTTATGCTTTTCATTTCAGTTCGTGAGCATGTTTGCGGGTACTGGTTGTCACCGAGCGATCGCGCGGCGAGTAGTTGCAAGTTTAGGCCAAGTGCTTCTGCCTTGCATGATTAGAATGAATGTGATGAGCGGGCTGCATTTGACCGCATGTTGCACGATGCAACTGATGCAAGTAATGCATAATGCAGCTTGCAGTTCAGACGATGAAGTATGCTGAGGTTTTTGAACTTGTTTGCTTGTGTCAACTAAAATCATTTATAAGGTTTTTCAGTCTGATACTTTGACTACCGTTTGAGCCCGTGGTCAGTTAGGacaaaagagaaggaaaaagtAAATGTCAGTGCCACTTTTGTTGCAACTAGTAAGTTAGCCGTGCTTTGCAACGGGACATTAAGTTAGGTTGTTATATGGGCTCATCGAGAATGAGCCCAATATATAGATCgaatagaaaagttgcttattAGGTCTGATTTTCTTATGAGTGGGGAGtggttggatttttttttttgttttcttggggTGGGAGTGCGCAGATGGATTATTATTGGTTTTCTTGGGGTGGAAGTGTGCTATGCGcgaggggagaggaaggaCAGCTGACTGTGCtttttaagtagtagagaaaaaaaggcaaatagATTAAGCCAAAAGAATTTTGGTAGCTGgcatgaaaattcaaattttgtgttaAGATATGGGGAAAGTCTAAATTTTGGAGTAGGATGAATGGATGATATCAATTCTATGCATTTTCATTGTTTTCTCCATTAAGTAGAGACATTTCTATTCCTCAAATAATCAcgttttttcttcaattgcAGGTGTTTCTGGCTGCTCCTTCCCTGCTAGTGCAAGGTACACTATTAACTGCTCTTCAATTGACAATGTATCACTATGGATGGTTAATGTCAAACTTATAACCACCAATGGACCTTTTGCGTTGAGTTTGATCAGAATCATTTTGAACACACCTGTCTGCCTCAGTTATAATAGATGCTCTGTCTGAACAACAAAAGTTAAAACTAGGGACTATGAAACTGAATACAGCCACCAGTTCCATGTAGCTCACATTGTTACCCTACCAGCTTACAAAGATTTCTTCCAATCTTTCTTTGTGTTACAACTTCATTATCTCCTTTGATTCCCTGTCAGAGTCACATATTCTTtgtttatattgaaaaaaccGAGCCAATAGTATACATTGCTGTTAAGAATCAAGTCCATCAACTATTTCAAGTTATTCTAGTACATCAATTGCTCCTCATTTCTACCAAAATGCACATATTACTTTCTGAACCTGCATTTCTGATATGCAGGCAGCagcaaaaatatgattatggCAACAATGGACTTATGAACCATTTTCGTAGCTTGCtatcaaatttcaatatattGGTTTTAGAAATAATCTCGAATTGACGGTTCACTCTTGAGTTGATTGATACCTCTTGAATCGAAATCTCAATACCCTAACAACATTTCTGTATTTCTATGCAGCGCTGCTGGAACGTCAACCACTCCGATCACTGGAGGCACAACTGGAACAATGACTCCAGGAACCTTCACACCCGGTACTGGTACCGGCACAACCACCGGCACCGGCATGGGGACAGGGACTACCACTGGCACTGGGCTGGGCGGGCTAGGGCCAACAGGCACAGGCAACATGGACACCGCGGCAGCTGGGTTGAATCCAAGAGCTGGGCTAGCCACCTTCTGTGCCGTGCTCCTCTCGCTCATCGCGTTCGCATGAGATCGTCCGTCCCCTTGAAGCGACGCTCCTATTCGCCGATAGAAAGAAACCGGTTTCTGTGACCTTGTTGCAGGAGTAATGTGGTctgtgaagaagaagaaaaaaggatTGAACAGAGACCTGACCTGATCCTTCTGAAGATGTCATCCCGTCCGAAAACCCACTATTGCCTGCTGCTTGTTTGGTGCCAATGGGTGTTTTGTGTGGGGTGCTCCTTTTTCATGTTGCGTACTGTGTAATCTGGTAGGATGTCTGTCACTTTCATGCAAGGACTGCCTTtcgttctcttttttcttttgcccaTCTTTTATTATCTTGTAAATCTAGGGAAACCAGTAGGTAGGTTCAAGGTTGGTTG includes:
- the LOC102703137 gene encoding PLASMODESMATA CALLOSE-BINDING PROTEIN 3-like, with protein sequence MEAAAAAAAAAVVLLMSSSLVASDWCVCRSDQPQAALQKTIDYACGAGADCNSIHEQGQCFNPNTVVAHCSWAANSYFQRNRAMGATCDFTGTATLTTSDPSVSGCSFPASASAAGTSTTPITGGTTGTMTPGTFTPGTGTGTTTGTGMGTGTTTGTGLGGLGPTGTGNMDTAAAGLNPRAGLATFCAVLLSLIAFA